The proteins below are encoded in one region of Scophthalmus maximus strain ysfricsl-2021 chromosome 4, ASM2237912v1, whole genome shotgun sequence:
- the spata5l1 gene encoding spermatogenesis-associated protein 5-like protein 1 translates to MTSLRLLSVDPSDRGSQRCRLGPGLMSELGLSLGSPLLVSVPGGSCLCTAWPRSDLAEGFLQMDLKSSSPGLISQPPTHLHLAPGQLTPLPCPKLKGVKITVVVQSFDFKKHTPSRLVHELVKDMLKGVHVHEKHVVNLEDFDTEIRYVVIESIIPDSASAGFITSKTGVEIAGIQTVRHYRSGLQDQNTVSLGGLEEVSASLREMLQLPLLYPGTLSSLGVSCPRGVLLVGPPGVGKTLLVRRVVGEVGASLVVVRGPEVVGSRPGESEEALRAVFQRARSAAEEGPCVLFLDELDSLCPRRTGSSTPENRLVAQLLTLMDGMNRSDRFLIVGATNRPDSLDPALRRPGRFDREVVIGAPTLQQRKAILSVLCARFPVCPTVDMAELAQRTSGYVGADLSALCREAAMSAIRENSKGSGEQAVRMKHFQEALKLVRPSCLRSSLGRTELSPVSWERIGGLDEVKLKLRQSIEWPMRFPEAFVRLGLSRPRGVLLYGPPGCAKTTLVRAAATSSHSAFLSVSGADLYSPYVGDSEKALAQLFRQARACAPCVLFLDEIDSLIGSRSSSQTPNGVHTRLLSVLLNEMDGVGLKTLERRGTEKILQAEGAEESHTQEQLDCQEVCNKDVMVVAATNRPDCLDSALLRPGRLDHLIYVPPPDQQARLAILKVCTHSMPVDADVCLEDLATKTTLYSGADLENLCKEAALLALQEENMEASVIKHTYFLQSLRKMSPSLTAQQIHAYQTPLR, encoded by the exons ATGACGTCTCTGAGGCTGCTGTCAGTGGACCCGTCAGACCGGGGCTCTCAGAGATGCAGGCTGGGTCCAGGCTTGATGTCGGAGCTGGGTCTGAGCCTGGGCTCCCCCCTGCTGGTGTCTGTCCCCGGGGGAAGCTGCCTGTGCACCGCCTGGCCCCGGTCTGACCTGGCTGAGGGCTTTCTGCAAATGGACCTGAAGAGTTCGTCTCCCGGCCTGATCTCTCAGCCTCCCACGCACCTGCACCTGGCCCCCGGCCAGCTCACGCCTTTACCCTGCCCCAAACTGAAAGGTGTAAAGATAACTGTGGTAGTGCAGAGTTTTGATTTTAAGAAGCACACACCCTCCCGCCTTGTTCATGAGCTCGTGAAAGACATGCTGAAAGGGGTACATGTCCACGAGAAGCATGTGGTAAATCTGGAGGATTTTGACACGGAGATTAGATATGTTGTCATTGAAAGCATCATCCCGGATTCTGCCAGTGCTGGATTCATCACCTCGAAAACCGGTGTGGAGATCGCTGGCATCCAGACGGTCCGGCATTACAGGAGTGGGCTGCAGGACCAGAACACAGTGTCACTGGGGGGTCTGGAGGAG gTGAGTGCCTCCCTGAGAGAGATGCTGCAGCTGCCCCTGCTGTATCCAGGAACCTTGAGCTCTCTGGGTGTGTCGTGTCCCAGGGGTGTGCTTCTGGTGGGGCCTCCGGGTGTGGGCAAGACGCTGCTGGTCCGCAGAGTGGTGGGGGAGGTGGGAGCCAGCCTGGTGGTGGTCAGAGGgccagag GTGGTGGGGTCACGGCCAGGTGAGAGCGAGGAGGCGCTGCGTGCTGTGTTTCAGCGCGCTCGGTCTGCAGCTGAAGAGGGTCCATGTGTGCTGTTCTTAGATGAGCTGGACTCCCTGTGTCCAAGGAGAACTGGCTCATCGACACCGGAGAACCGGCTGGTTGCTCAGCTTCTCACGCTGATGGACGGGATGAATCGCTCTGATCGCTTCCTCATTGTCGGAGCCACCAACCGGCCGGACAGCTTGGACCCAGCACTGCGCAGACCTGGAAGATTCGACAGAGAG GTTGTCATTGGAGCTCCcacactgcagcagagaaaagCCATATTGTCTGTTCTGTGTGCCAGGTTTCCTGTGTGTCCCACTGTGGACATGGCAGAGCTTGCACAGAGAACTTCGGGCTACGTAGGAGCAGACCTCAGTGCCTTGTGCAGGGAGGCTGCCATGAGCGCTATACGGGAAAACTCAAAG GGTTCAGGAGAGCAGGCGGTGCGTATGAAGCACTTCCAGGAGGCGCTGAAGTTGGTGCGTCCCTCCTGCCTGCGCAGCAGCCTGGGCAGGACCGAGCTCTCCCCAGTGTCTTGGGAGCGGATAGGAGGCCTGGATGAGGTCAAACTCAAACTTAGACAG AGTATTGAGTGGCCAATGAGGTTTCCCGAGGCCTTTGTACGTCTGGGTCTCAGTCGGCCCCGTGGCGTTCTGCTCTACGGACCTCCGGGTTGTGCAAAGACGACGCTTGTCAGAGCTGCAGCgacctcctctcactctgcctTCCTGTCCGTCAGTGGTGCTGACCTCTACTCTCCTTATGTCGGAGACTCGGAAAAGGCTTTAGCACAA CTGTTTCGTCAGGCCCGGGCCTGTGCTCCCTGTGTCCTGTTCCTCGATGAAATCgactctctgattggctcacgGTCGAGCAGTCAGACACCGAACGGTGTACACACACGCCTCCTGTCCGTGCTCCTGAATGAGATGGACGGGGTCGGCCTGAAGAcgctggagaggagagggaccgAGAAAATCCTCCAGGCcgagggagcggaggagagtcacacacaggaacag CTGGACTGCCAGGAAGTATGCAACAAAGATGTGATGGTTGTCGCTGCCACAAACAGACCTGACTGTTTAGACAGTGCCCTGCTCAGACCCGGCAGACTGGACCACCTCATCTATGTCCCACCGCCCGACCAGCAG GCTCGACTTGCCATCCTGAAGGTGTGTACGCACTCGATGCCCGTCGATGCTGATGTGTGTCTGGAGGATCTGGCGACAAAGACCACACTTTACTCTGGAGCTGATCTGGAGAACCTGTGTAAAGAG GCCGCTCTGTTGGCACTACAAGAGGAGAACATGGAGGCTTCTGTCATCAAACACACCTACTTCCTCCAGTCGCTCCGAAAAATGAGCCCTTCCCTCACTGCCCAGCAGATCCACGCATATCAAACACCCCTCAGATGA
- the c4h15orf48 gene encoding normal mucosa of esophagus-specific gene 1 protein: MVGFFQMLRKKKELIPLIGFMAFAAAGATSAAFYFLFTKTDVIMNKTNNPEPWERVDPSKPQKLITINQRWRPVETLELVKSLQK; the protein is encoded by the exons atggttGGATTTTTCCAAatgctgagaaagaaaaaggag CTGATCCCTCTGATAGGCTTCATGGCTTTTGCTGCAGCAGGAGCCACCTCTGCTGCCTTCTACTTTCTATTTACTAAAACTGATGTCAT TATGAATAAGACCAACAATCCAGAGCCGTGGGAGAGAGTGGACCCATCGAAACCACAAAAG ctcatcaccatcAATCAGCGGTGGAGACCAGTGGAGACGCTGGAGCTGGTGAAGAGTCtccaaaagtaa
- the slc30a4 gene encoding zinc transporter 4 isoform X1 — protein sequence MSAGNLFSKVRSAFRRERSDLDLSDSAPFDMSDELAEDEAPRFNKLMVVVSGEMSDYSAGAPSNGVPVNTLLVAADDDDDDSLLDSSSSLGSPINMDPCDNCAKKRERIKHRRVMRRLVIAAVLYFLFMTGEIIGGYLSNSLAIMTDAVHMLTDVVGILFSLLALWLSTKPPTKRFTFGLHRLEVLSAVLSVLLIYILTAALLYEAVQRTFHQDFDIDGDVMLITAAVGVAVNLVMGFLLNQDGHLHGHSHGHGHSHGHGHSHGSTAASGSQSAGSGEQQRSHGSLAVRAAFIHALGDLLQSVGVLIAAYIVRFKPELKLADPICTYIFSVLVLFTTVRIMRDTVVIMLEGVPRHLDTERIKEDLLKLEDVQSVDELNVWALTSDKAAAVVHLQLTPSSADSWEEVQAKARHLLVHTYGLTRCTVQVQTYRQRLVHSCTHCQQSST from the exons ATGTCCGCTGGGAACCTCTTCAGCAAGGTGCGCTCCGCCTTCAGGAGGGAGCGCAGCGACTTGGACCTGAGCGACTCGGCGCCCTTCGACATGTCCGACGAGCTGGCGGAGGACGAGGCGCCCAGGTTCAACAagctgatggtggtggtgtCCGGCGAGATGTCGGACTACTCCGCCGGAGCTCCGTCCAACGGGGTGCCGGTGAACACGCTGCTGGTGGCGgcggacgacgacgacgacgactcgCTGCTCGACTCCTCCTCGAGCCTGGGCAGTCCGATCAACATGGACCCCTGCGACAACTGCGccaagaagagggagaggatcaAGCACCGGAGGGTGATGAGGAGGCTCGTCATCGCAGCCGTGCTGTATTTCCTGTTCATGACAGGGGAAATCATAG GTGGTTATCTGTCAAACAGCTTAGCCATTATGACTGACGCCGTGCACATGCTAACAGATGTGGTGGGCATTCTGTTCTCCCTGCTGGCCCTATGGCTGTCCACCAAGCCGCCCACCAAGAGATTCACCTTCGGACTGCATCGCCTTG AGGTGCTGTCGGCAGTCCTCAGTGTGCTGCTCATCTACATCCTGACGGCCGCACTCCTCTATGAGGCGGTTCAGAGGACGTTTCACCAGGACTTCGACATAGATGGAGATGTCATGCTCATCACTGCCGCTGTTGGAGTGGCGGTCAACCTGGT AATGGGTTTCTTATTAAACCAAGATGGCCACCTCCACGGCCACTCTCACGGCCACGGCCACTCTCACGGCCACGGCCACTCTCACGGCTCGACAGCTGCGTCAGGTTCACAGTCGGCGGGGTCGGGTGAGCAGCAGAGGTCGCACGGCAGCCTGGCTGTCAGAGCAGCCTTCATCCACGCTTTGGGAGACCTCCTCCAGAGTGTCGGGGTGCTCATTGCTGCCTACATTGTCCGTTTCAAG CCAGAGTTAAAGTTGGCGGACCCCATCTGCACCTACATTTTCTCCGTTCTGGTTCTTTTCACCACTGTCCGCATCATGCGAGACACAGTCGTCATCATGCTGGAGG GTGTTCCCAGGCACCTGGACACTGAGCGAATCAAAGAGGACCTCCTGAAGCTGGAGGATGTCCAATCAGTTGATGAGCTGAATGTGTGGGCGCTGACCAGTGACAAGGCTGCAGCAGTAGTGCATCTCCAGCTCA CGCCCTCTAGTGCGGACAGCTGGGAGGAAGTCCAGGCGAAGGCCCGCCACCTCTTGGTTCACACCTACGGTCTCACCAGGTGCACAGTGCAGGTGCAGACTTACAGGCAGAGGCTGGTGCACAGTTGTACTCACTGCCAACAGTCCAGCACTTAG
- the slc30a4 gene encoding zinc transporter 4 isoform X2 has product MSAGNLFSKVRSAFRRERSDLDLSDSAPFDMSDELAEDEAPRFNKLMVVVSGEMSDYSAGAPSNGVPVNTLLVAADDDDDDSLLDSSSSLGSPINMDPCDNCAKKRERIKHRRVMRRLVIAAVLYFLFMTGEIIGGYLSNSLAIMTDAVHMLTDVVGILFSLLALWLSTKPPTKRFTFGLHRLEVLSAVLSVLLIYILTAALLYEAVQRTFHQDFDIDGDVMLITAAVGVAVNLVMGFLLNQDGHLHGHSHGHGHSHGHGHSHGSTAASGSQSAGSGEQQRSHGSLAVRAAFIHALGDLLQSVGVLIAAYIVRFKPELKLADPICTYIFSVLVLFTTVRIMRDTVVIMLEGVPRHLDTERIKEDLLKLEDVQSVDELNVWALTSDKAAAVVHLQLSSIWW; this is encoded by the exons ATGTCCGCTGGGAACCTCTTCAGCAAGGTGCGCTCCGCCTTCAGGAGGGAGCGCAGCGACTTGGACCTGAGCGACTCGGCGCCCTTCGACATGTCCGACGAGCTGGCGGAGGACGAGGCGCCCAGGTTCAACAagctgatggtggtggtgtCCGGCGAGATGTCGGACTACTCCGCCGGAGCTCCGTCCAACGGGGTGCCGGTGAACACGCTGCTGGTGGCGgcggacgacgacgacgacgactcgCTGCTCGACTCCTCCTCGAGCCTGGGCAGTCCGATCAACATGGACCCCTGCGACAACTGCGccaagaagagggagaggatcaAGCACCGGAGGGTGATGAGGAGGCTCGTCATCGCAGCCGTGCTGTATTTCCTGTTCATGACAGGGGAAATCATAG GTGGTTATCTGTCAAACAGCTTAGCCATTATGACTGACGCCGTGCACATGCTAACAGATGTGGTGGGCATTCTGTTCTCCCTGCTGGCCCTATGGCTGTCCACCAAGCCGCCCACCAAGAGATTCACCTTCGGACTGCATCGCCTTG AGGTGCTGTCGGCAGTCCTCAGTGTGCTGCTCATCTACATCCTGACGGCCGCACTCCTCTATGAGGCGGTTCAGAGGACGTTTCACCAGGACTTCGACATAGATGGAGATGTCATGCTCATCACTGCCGCTGTTGGAGTGGCGGTCAACCTGGT AATGGGTTTCTTATTAAACCAAGATGGCCACCTCCACGGCCACTCTCACGGCCACGGCCACTCTCACGGCCACGGCCACTCTCACGGCTCGACAGCTGCGTCAGGTTCACAGTCGGCGGGGTCGGGTGAGCAGCAGAGGTCGCACGGCAGCCTGGCTGTCAGAGCAGCCTTCATCCACGCTTTGGGAGACCTCCTCCAGAGTGTCGGGGTGCTCATTGCTGCCTACATTGTCCGTTTCAAG CCAGAGTTAAAGTTGGCGGACCCCATCTGCACCTACATTTTCTCCGTTCTGGTTCTTTTCACCACTGTCCGCATCATGCGAGACACAGTCGTCATCATGCTGGAGG GTGTTCCCAGGCACCTGGACACTGAGCGAATCAAAGAGGACCTCCTGAAGCTGGAGGATGTCCAATCAGTTGATGAGCTGAATGTGTGGGCGCTGACCAGTGACAAGGCTGCAGCAGTAGTGCATCTCCAGCTCA gcagcatctggtggtaa
- the bloc1s6 gene encoding biogenesis of lysosome-related organelles complex 1 subunit 6 produces the protein MEVDGMEDEGPSQSEDVQSALQESLDPEMSEPLDNVCVDKEAVDKLTEGFLSHYLPDLQNSKRALQELTQNQLILLDTLDQEVTKFRECNALPDLNSLFTEAKVYHNKLVNIRKEMIVLHDRTTKLKKRALKLQQQKQKEALEKEQQREKELERERQLVAKPAKRT, from the exons ATGGAGGTAGACGGGATGGAAGATGAAGGACCGTCCCAgagtgaag ATGTTCAGTCGGCACTGCAGGAATCCCTGGATCCGGAGATGTCAGAGCCTCtagataatgtgtgtgtggataaggAAGCAGTGGATAAACTCACAGAGGGATTTCTCTCTCACTACCTACCAGATCTTCAGAACTCTAAACGAGCACTTCAAGAGCTCAC ACAAAATCAGCTGATATTGTTAGACACACTGGACCAGGAAGTCACCAAGTTCAGGGAATGTAATGCCTTACCCGACCTCAATTCATTG TTTACAGAGGCAAAGGTTTACCACAATAAACTGGTGAACATAAGGAAAGAGATGATCGTGCTCCACGACAGGACAACTAAGCTAAAG AAAAGAGCgttgaagctgcagcagcagaagcagaaggaggctctggagaaggagcagcagcgtgagaaggagctggagagagaacGGCAGCTTGTTGCCAAACCTGCTAAAAGAACATAG